CCGGTGCGCGCAGGGGCATCGCGGAGGGCGGCGGCGAGGAGGGCGTGGACGCCCTGCGCTCTCCGGCAGGCGGGCCGCCCGGCAGCGGGCCCGTGGTTCCGGGCCGCGCGCGACGGGGGTCGCCGAGCAGCGGGGCGTCGTTCGCGGTGCCCGCGGTGCCCGCGGTCGGCGGGAGCGAGGAGAGGGGCGCACCGAGCCCGCCCCTGGTGCGGGCCTGCGAACCCGGGCCGCGGGGCGCGGAGGCGGGCGGCCGGGGCGCGGAGGCGGGGCCGTCGCCGGATGCGGGCGTCTCCGTGCGGCGCGTGGAGGGTGCGGGTGCGCGCTGGACGGCGGGCGGAGGACCGGGTGTGCCGGGCCGGGGGGCGGCGGGCCCGGATGCCGGGGCGGCACCGGGGAACGGACGCTGACGATCCGCCGGCTGCCCGCTCTGTCGCCGCTGCCCCGGCTGTCGGCCCACCTCGGTCGAAGGCTTCGGCGGGGCAGGGAAAGCGGTCGCGGGGGAAGCGGTGGCCGGGGAAGCGGGCGCGGCCGTTTCCGGTGTCTGCCGCTGGACCACGGGCAGGGCCGGGTCCTGCGGCGCGGTCGATCCGGAGGGCGCGCCCGACGCCGGGCCGGGTGCGACGAACGGAGCCGCACCGGGGGGCAGTTGCCGCAGGGGCCTGCCCAGGGCGGGGCGTACGGGAGGCGCGGCAGGCGCCTCCGGGGCACGCTCGGGCGCGACGGTGGGCAGGCGCTCACCGGGGGCCGCGCGGCCGGTGTCCGTCCGGCCGGGCGTGGCCGCTTCCCCGACCGGAGTGGCCGGGGTGGGCGGCGCGGGCGGGGCGAAGGCGGCGAGGCGGCGCGGGGCCGTCACCGGCCGGCGGGCGACGATCAGGGGTGGCGCGGTGCGCCGGGGACGGACCGGGGCGGGCCGGGCGGCCGTGGTGGCCCCGCTGCCCGTGGACGTGGACTGGCCCGTGGACGTGGACGCACCGGCCCCCCGAGCCGCGGACGGCCGAGGTCCGGCCACGGGGCCCACTCCGGTCCCCGCAGTCGCCGCAGCCCCCGCCGTCGCTTCGTCCGAGCCGGGCTGCCGGCTCGCCGGTTCACGCCCGGCGGCGCTCCGGGGCTGCGTGCCGCTCGGGCGCCGGCCGGCGGCGGGGGTCCGCTGAACGGCGGGCGTACGGCCCGCGGAACCCGAAGGCGGGGCCTGGACCGGCTCCTCCTGTCCGCCGGTGGTGGCGGCGCGCAGCAGCAGGGGCGTTCCGGGTGCGGTGGTGGGACGGGCGGTGCCCGGCCGCGTCACACCGTGGATGAGGCCCACCGGTGCGGAGGGCAGGACCGCGTGGCCGAGTTCGCCTCCGTACGCGATGTTCTGCCACGAGGCGAGCCGGGACCTGAAGCGCAGCCCGTCGCTCACCCCGATCGAGGACCGGGCGACGGTCACGGCCGGTGGCGCGACCCGCCGCCAGCCGCCGTCCCAGTCCCGGTCCGCCTCCGGACGCGCGGGCCGGACGGCCTCCGGCGCGGCCTCGGGTTCCGTACCGTCTCCGGCGTCGGTCTCCGCGGGCGCCGAGCCGGGTGGGCCGGCGGCCTGCCGCCGGCTCCCCCTGCCGAACCAGTCCCTGAACTCCACGCCCTCACCCGCTCTCGTTGACGCGGGTGTTGATCCGCGCTATCTCCTTCACCCACTCCTGCCGCTCACCATGGGTGAGGTCGAGAATGTCCTCACGCTGCCAGTGGAAGTGGTAGGCGATGTACGCGAGCTCCTCCCGCAGCCGGGCAGGCGCGTACGTCACTATTCCCCCAGGCGTTCACCCGAGAGGTCCACCTCGAACGACCCGTGGCACAGCGGGCACGTCACCGCGGCGTGGGTGTGGCCCTCGCTGTTGATGCGGCGGTAGAAGTCCTGGAGGAACGCCACGTCCGTGGCGTACATCCGCTCGACAACCCCGGCGTGCACATCCGTGATGGAGCCGAGCCGGGTGATCACCTGGCTGAGCAGCACCACGCTCAGGTACGCGGGGTTCTCCTTGACCCGGAGGTCGATCTGCGGCCGCAGCTCGTCCCGTGCCGTGGCGAGCCGCATCGACCCGCTCCGGTGGACCTGGCCCTCGTCGTCGACGTAACCGCGCGGGAGCTCGAACTCGAACTCCGTACGCAGGTCCTGACGGTCCCGGTCCCGGGCGGGAGGAGGCGTCGGGGCTTCCTCCCGCGGGGCGGGCGCGGCGGCGGCGAGGGTGTCGAGGACCTCGTCGAGGCCGCCGCCGGAAACGGTCCTGCGCCTCATTCGACGACGATCTCCTCGAAGGTGATGGTGACCGTCTCCGTCGCCGCGCTGGACTCGCCGGCCTTCAGGGAGGGGCCCTCCCACTTGCTGGCCCAGCCCTGCATCAGCTGAATGCGGCGGACGGTCTCACCCTTCGAGTCCTTGATCTCGATGGTGAGGTTCTGGCGAGCGGTGTCGACGGCTCCGTTGTTGAGCGTCTCCTTGATCCACTTGGTGAACTCGCTGCTCTTGTCGAGCCCGCGGGTGATCGTCACCTCACCGGCCTGGCGCGCGCCGGGCTGCTTGCGGATGATCTGCTTGCCCTCGGCGGTCACCTGACGGACCTCGACGACTTCCTCCTCGACGGTCAGACCGCTGATCTCCTGGATCGACTCCACGAGATAGCCGCCGAGCTGCACGCCGAAGACGTGGGTGGAAAGAGCATCGCCCTCTGCCATGACTGTGTGTCACCTGTTCCGTTCGTTTGCCTGCGGGGTCACTCCTCGACGAGGACGGGTCACTCGTCGACGAGGCTGGTGCTGTCGGAGAACTGCGAGAGGCGGAAGATCACGAACTCCGCGGGCTTCACCGGGGAGACGCCGATCTCGCAGACGACCTGACCGAGGTCGATGGACTCCTGCGGGTTGTTGTCCCGGTCGCACTTCACGTAGAAGGCCTCTTCCGCCGTCCGGCCGAAGAGCGCGCCCCGGCGCCATTCCTCGGTGAGGAAGGCGGTGACGTTGCGCCGGATGCTCGACCAGAGGCGGTCGTCGTTCGGCTCGAAGACCACCCACTGGGTGCCCAGGAGGATGGACTCCTCCAGGTAGTTGAAGAGCCGGCGCACGTTGAGGTAGCGCCAGGCGGGGTCGGACGAGAGCGTCCGTGCGCCCCAGATGCGGATGCCCCGGCCGGGGAAGGCGCGGACGCAGTTGACGCCGATCGGGTTGAGCAGGTCCTGCTCGCCCTTGCTCAGGCGGAGTTCCAGGTCCAGCGCGCCGCGGATGACCTCGTTGGCGGGCGCCTTGTGCACCCCGCGCTCGGCGTCGCTGCGCGCCCAGACGCCGGCGACGTGGCCGCTCGGCGGGATCAGGGTCTGCTGGCCGGTCGCCGGGTCGAGGACCTTGAGCCACGGGTAGTACACGGTGGCGTAGCGCGAGTCGTACCCGGCGTCGTCGTTGCGCCAGGTGCGGACGCGCTGGGCGTTCATTCCCGGCGGGGTGTCCAGGACGGCGACCCGGTCGCCCATCTGCTCGCAGTGCGCGATGACGGCCAGCTGTACGGCCCTGACGCCCTCGTCGTCGATGTCGCCGCGACGGTGCGCGCTCATCAGGTCCGGGACGGCGACCATGGTGATCTCGTCGATCGCCTCAAGGGCCGCGATGCCCGTACGGGCCGATGCGTCGCCGACGTACTCGGTGGGGCCGGTCCGGGCGGTGGTGCCCGCGTCGGGGCCGGCCGGTGCGAGGGTGAGGCTCTGCTTCTCGGGACGGGTCTGCGCCGCACCGGGCTGCTCGGTGACCTCGATGAGCTTGGACTGGCGGGCCTGGGTGACCAGGTAGCCCTTGACGTTCTTGCGTACGGAGGTGTCGTACGTCTCCGCCACCTTGCCGCCCTGGCGCACCAGTAGCCGGAAGCGGTCCTCCGGAGGGTTCTCGCCCTCGGGGTCGGCGACTTCGATGGAGAGGCCGTCACCGGCGCCCGGCCGGGCGGAGACCAGGAAGCCGCCGATCGCGACGGACGGGGCAGCCGCGGGCGCGGAGCCCTGCGAAGCGTCCTCGGCCGGGCCGCCGATGCGCACGATGTAGGCGGCACCGCCGCCGTTGCTGAAGTAGCCGTGGACGGCGAGCGTCAGGTACGTGTCGGGAGTGAAGGTGCCGAAGGCCGCTACGTACTGGTCCCAGCTCGTCACCAGCGTCGGCCGGTGGAAGGGTCCGG
This genomic interval from Streptomyces sp. NBC_00464 contains the following:
- a CDS encoding phage tail protein gives rise to the protein MAEGDALSTHVFGVQLGGYLVESIQEISGLTVEEEVVEVRQVTAEGKQIIRKQPGARQAGEVTITRGLDKSSEFTKWIKETLNNGAVDTARQNLTIEIKDSKGETVRRIQLMQGWASKWEGPSLKAGESSAATETVTITFEEIVVE
- a CDS encoding DUF6760 family protein — its product is MTYAPARLREELAYIAYHFHWQREDILDLTHGERQEWVKEIARINTRVNESG
- a CDS encoding phage tail sheath family protein, with product MPSYLTPGVYVEEVQSGARPIEGVGTAVAAFVGFAETGPFHRPTLVTSWDQYVAAFGTFTPDTYLTLAVHGYFSNGGGAAYIVRIGGPAEDASQGSAPAAAPSVAIGGFLVSARPGAGDGLSIEVADPEGENPPEDRFRLLVRQGGKVAETYDTSVRKNVKGYLVTQARQSKLIEVTEQPGAAQTRPEKQSLTLAPAGPDAGTTARTGPTEYVGDASARTGIAALEAIDEITMVAVPDLMSAHRRGDIDDEGVRAVQLAVIAHCEQMGDRVAVLDTPPGMNAQRVRTWRNDDAGYDSRYATVYYPWLKVLDPATGQQTLIPPSGHVAGVWARSDAERGVHKAPANEVIRGALDLELRLSKGEQDLLNPIGVNCVRAFPGRGIRIWGARTLSSDPAWRYLNVRRLFNYLEESILLGTQWVVFEPNDDRLWSSIRRNVTAFLTEEWRRGALFGRTAEEAFYVKCDRDNNPQESIDLGQVVCEIGVSPVKPAEFVIFRLSQFSDSTSLVDE